In a genomic window of Platichthys flesus chromosome 24, fPlaFle2.1, whole genome shotgun sequence:
- the nelfa gene encoding negative elongation factor A — translation MASMKDSDTGLWLHNKLGSTDELWTPPSIASLLTVSVIDNIRLCFSSLSPPVKLKLLLGMLHLPRRTVDEMKEALSEIIQLATVDSEPWVLMVADILKSFPETGSLNLDLEEQNPNVQDILGELREKVSECEASAMLPLECQYLNKSALTTLVGPLTPPVKHFQLKRKPKSATLRAELLQKSTETAQQLKKTAGVPFHAKGRGLVKKIDTTTPLKGIPKAPFRSPTAPSMFSPPSNRTPVAPARTPLRKERGVKLLDISELDVVGAGREAKRRRKTLETEAGEKAAKEEAVVENTTPDYAAGLGSAQKLGALSENPLPSTSYMPATPSMVPSSSYIPSSEAQPANAGGSGRDTLQSARQPEESATAGAGATPTLPGQYKQRTPMYNASTTANPATPTSPSTPASTPANNGPPAAATASQPETPTQPPSTPQTPTPAPTPTPPQPQPKKNLSLTRDQMYAAQEMFKTANKVTRPEKALILGFMAGSRENPCPEQGDIIQIKLSEHTEVLPKADGTGSTTMLVDTVFEMNYSTGQWTRLKKYKPITNTS, via the exons ATGGCGTCGATGAAGGACAGCGACACCGGCCTGTGGCTTCACAACAAGCTGGGCTCCACGGACGAGCTGTGGACGCCACCGAGTATCGCCTCGCTGCTCACGGTGTCGGTAATCGACAACATCCGTCTGTGCTTCTCCAGCCTGTCGCCGCCGGtgaagctgaagctgctgctcgGGATGCTGCACCTCCCCCGGCGGACCGTGGACGAG ATGAAGGAGGCCCTGTCGGAGATCATCCAGCTGGCCACCGTGGACTCGGAGCCGTGGGTGCTGATGGTCGCCGACATCCTCAAGTCCTTCCCAGAGACCGGCTCGCTCAACCTGGACCTGGAGGAGCAGAATCCCAATGTGCAGGACATCCTCGGCGAGCTCAGGGAGAAAG TGAGTGAGTGCGAGGCGTCTGCCATGCTGCCTCTGGAGTGCCAGTACCTGAACAAGAGTGCGTTAACCACTCTGGTTGGACCCCTCACACCCCctgtcaaacatttccagctgAAAAGGAAGCCGAAGAGTGCAACCCTCAGAGCCGAGCTGCTACAGAAAT CCACAGAAACGGCCCAGCAGCTGAAAAAGACAGCCGGAGTGCCTTTTCACGCCAAAGGGAGAGGACTGGTCAAAAAGATTGACACGACAA CTCCTCTCAAGGGGATCCCCAAGGCTCCATTCCGCAGCCCCACTGCCCCCAGTATGTTCAGCCCTCCCAGTAACCGCACACCCGTAGCCCCTGCACGGACACCCCTGCGCAAGGAGAGAGGGGTCAAG cTGTTAGATATTTCAGAGCTGGACGTGGTCGGAGCTGGAAGAGAAGctaagaggagaagaaagactTTGG AAACGGAGGCCGGAGAGAAAGCAGCCAAAGAAGAAGCTGTGGTGGAAAACACCACACCGGACTATGCTGCCGGCCTCGGCTCCGCACAG aaactCGGGGCGCTGAGTGAGAATCCTCTGCCGTCAACCAGTTACATGCCGGCCACACCCAGCATGGTTCCCTCTTCCTCGTACATTCCCAGCTCCGAGGCGCAGCCAG CGAACGCTGGCGGCTCGGGTCGAGACACGCTGCAGTCGGCTCGCCAACCGGAGGAGTCGGCAACAGCGGGCGCTGGCGCCACCCCCACCTTGCCGGGCCAGTACAAACAGAGGACGCCTATGTACAACGCCAGCACCACGGCTAACCCCGCCACACCCACGTCCCCCAGCACGCCGGCGTCCACCCCCGCCAACAACGGTCCCCCAGCTGCTGCCACTGCCAGCCAACCGGAGACCCCCACCCAGCCTCCCAGCACACCTCAGACGCCCACCCCAGCACCGACCCCTACGCCACCACAGCCCCAGCCCAAAAAGAATCTCTCACTCACG AGGGACCAGATGTACGCTGCCCAGGAGATGTTCAAGACGGCCAACAAGGTCACCAGACCCGAGAAGGCCCTGATCCTGGGCTTCATGGCTGGATCCAGAG AGAACCCGTGCCCGGAGCAAGGGGACATCATCCAGATCAAGCTGAGCGAACACACAGAGGTTCTGCCCAAAGCCGACGGCACCGGCAGCACCACCATGCTGGTGGACACGGTCTTCGAAATGAACTACTCCACAGGACAGTGGACCCGCCTCAAGAAATACAAACCCATCACCAACACCTCCTGA
- the faah2b gene encoding fatty-acid amide hydrolase 2-B produces MALTRLERLQLWLLKAVMGAFFTLFRLFSPRTPWSSKKLPPLRNALLEVSATQLGQKIRRREVSSVEVVQAYIDRIQEVNPFLNAVVKDRFAAALQEAAQVDKLIEEETGGEEVLEDRLPLLGVPLSVKESFALQGMPNATGLVSRRRLVSTVDAPPVALLKRAGAIPLGVTNTSELCMWCESHNHLRGITNNPYDLGRIPGGSSGGEGSILGAAGAVIGIGSDIGGSIRMPCFFNGIFGHKTTPGVVSPENQHPPFSGRQGEYVSTGPMCRYAEDLLPMLKIMAGPNAHKLSLNTKVDLKKLRFFTVPHDGGSLLTSPVSEELLDIQRKVVERLETDFGVKVEEVHFPELRYSFQIWDTYMTLPDKEGKLPVAFGELMGEPGRPMWPLWELLKWIMGKSEHTMAAIGLALLEKAPLSKPSAFLIKQKENLQRKVDELLGTDGVFLYPPHPRVAPRHHHPLFRPFDFAYTGVFNILGLPVTQVPLGLGEEGLPLGVQVVGGKLQDHLTLAVALHLEKAFGGWREPGAV; encoded by the exons ATGGCTCTGACCCGCCTGGAGAGGCTCCAGCTGTGGCTCTTGAAGGCCGTGATGGGCGCTTTCTTCACGCTGTTCCGGCTCTTCTCGCCTCGGACACCCTGGAGCTCGAAGAAGCTGCCGCCGCTCCGCAACGCGCTGCTGGAGGTGTCCGCGACGCAGCTCGGCCAGAAGATCCGGAGGAGAGAG gtgtccAGTGTGGAGGTGGTGCAGGCTTACATCGACAGGATCCAGGAAGTCAACCCCTTCCTGAACGCTGTGGTTAAAGACAG GTTCGCCGCCGCGCTCCAGGAGGCAGCCCAGGTTGATAAGCTGATCGAGGAGGAGaccggaggagaggaggtgctggaggaccGGCTGCCTCTACTGGGAGTCCCGCTCTCCGTCAAAGAGTCCTTCGCCCTCCAGG GCATGCCCAACGCCACAGGTCTGGTCAGCAGGCGAAGACTCGTGTCCACCGTGGACGCTCCACCTGTGGCCCTCCTGAAGAGAGCCGGGGCCATCCCGCTGGGCGTCACCAACACCAGCGAGCTGTGCATGTGGTGCGAGTCCCACAACCACCTGAGAGGCATCACCAACAACCCGTACGACCTGGGGAGGATACCGGGAGGAAGCTCAG GGGGAGAGGGCAGCATCCTGGGAGCGGCAGGCGCAGTCATCGGTATTGGCTCAGACATCGGCGGCAGCATCCGCATGCCCTGTTTCTTCAATGGAATATTTGGCCATAAAACCACTCCGG gtgtTGTATCTCCAGAGAACCAGCACCCTCCTTTCTCCGGCAGACAAGGGGAGTACGTCAGCACCGGGCCCATGTGCCGCTACGCCGAGGACCTGCTGCCCATGCTCAAGATCATGGCGGGACCCAACGCTCACAA GTTGTCCTTAAACACGAAGGTCGACCTGAAGAAGCTGCGGTTCTTCACCGTCCCTCACGATGGTGGCTCTCTTCTGACGTCCCCCGTCAGCGAAGAGCTCCTGGACATCCAGAGGAAG GTAGTCGAGCGCCTGGAGACCGACTTTGGAGTAAAAGTGGAGGAAGTGCATTTCCCTGAGCTCCGCTACAGCTTCCAGATTTGGGACACCTACATGACTCTGCCTGATAAGGAGGGGAAG CTTCCTGTGGCGTTTGGCGAACTGATGGGGGAACCAGGACGACCGATGTGGCCTCTGTGGGAGCTGCTGAAGTGGATAATGGGAAAGTCAGAGCACACCATGGCTGCTATTG GTCTAGCCCTGCTGGAGAAGGCCCCCTTGTCCAAACCCTCGGCCTTCCTCATCAAGCAGAAGGAGAATCTGCAGAGGAAGGTGGACGAGCTGTTGGGCACCGACGGCGTTTTTCTTTACCCCCCACACCCGAGAGTGGCCCCCAGGCACCACCACCCGCTTTTCAGACCCTTTGACTTCGCCTACACCG GTGTGTTTAATATCCTCGGGCTGCCGGTCACCCAGGTTCCGTTGGGCCTGGGCGAGGAGGGTCTGCCGCTGGGCGTGCAGGTCGTAGGTGGGAAGCTGCAGGACCACCTCACCCTGGCCGTGGCCCTGCACCTGGAGAAGGCGTTTGGCGGATGGAGGGAACCTGGAGCCGTGTAA